tttcttagtgtgaagaacttTTAATAATCTTAAGAACGTTTTGTGGAATGAAAAGTTCcactgatgccaataaagaacctttatttttaagagtgcaggcAGTTGATTTATTCTCACCATGTTTGGCTTGGATTGGAAACATCTCAAGGTGCTCTAGCCTTGCATCTCTCCTGCTGTCCCAAAGAAGTGTTCTCCGACTCCTGTCGCGTTTTAAAGTCCTGAATGGCTTTTCTGTTCTGAAAGTCAATCAGAGCCATTGTAATGACGGCGTTCCAGCAGTTCTCCTCGCCTGGGCACCTGAAGTCAATCTCCTTATTGTCTGTGGTCACGATAGTGAAGTACACGAACTTCCCAGTGCGCTCCACACAGTCCACCTTCTTAATGGACTGCAGCTTGAGCTCTTTGCTCTTGTTCTTCTTCTGGTTGTCCGTGTAGATGTTTAGGCTGTCCGTGGTGAGGACGCAGGTCTTCCTCTTCCAGAACTGGAGGAGGTTGTCGCTCCTCTTCTCCAGCTCGCCTTCCTTCAGCACGTGGGAGATCTCGGAGCCCGTCATGGTGGCGGCGCTATTGGTAATGCTCGGCTTATGAACCAGGAGACAGGAGTATGAATGTCCCAGAGCTGCGTATAATCTCCGCTGAAGCCGCCGACCGACGCTGTGCTTCTTCATGCGTGCGTAAAATCCAGGCAGACGCGAGTGAAATGCGGCGGAGACCGGCTCCAGATTTAAAGACCGCGTGCGCCCGTCCCTCGTGACGTCATGACAACTGTTGCCGGAGTATGAATGGAAGGCGCGTGGGCGACCGCGATCCGGAGAGAACTTTATAGCTCTAACATGCCCGAACTTAGATTCTCACGCAGCTGAAGTGATTTATGTAGAATCTGAATCGATCACAAAAACGTAATTATTCTAGAATAACACAATACGGCACAATATAGgccaatgtaaaa
This genomic stretch from Onychostoma macrolepis isolate SWU-2019 chromosome 25, ASM1243209v1, whole genome shotgun sequence harbors:
- the phlda2 gene encoding pleckstrin homology-like domain family A member 2, whose translation is MKKHSVGRRLQRRLYAALGHSYSCLLVHKPSITNSAATMTGSEISHVLKEGELEKRSDNLLQFWKRKTCVLTTDSLNIYTDNQKKNKSKELKLQSIKKVDCVERTGKFVYFTIVTTDNKEIDFRCPGEENCWNAVITMALIDFQNRKAIQDFKTRQESENTSLGQQERCKARAP